Proteins encoded together in one Rhizobacter sp. J219 window:
- a CDS encoding ABC transporter permease yields MLVFVLRRLAQAIAVMLAVAFMAFMLFQYVGDPVTHLLGQDATPAQREQLRADLGLDQPFPVQFARFVGNAVQGEFGLSLRQGQKVSTLLLERFPATLELASVAALMALSVGIPMGVYAALKRGTVMSQILMTVSLLGVSLPTFLIGILLILVFAVQLQWLPSFGRGEVISLGPWTTGLATLDGWKHLVLPATTLAVFQLTLIMRLVRAEMLEVLRSDFIRFARARGLPDRLVYFGHALKNTLVPVITITGLQLGSLIAFSIITEQVFQWPGMGLLFIQAVAFADVPVMAAYLCLIALVFVCINLVVDLLYFMVDPRLRADTSSVGKSM; encoded by the coding sequence ATGCTCGTCTTCGTCCTCCGCCGTCTTGCACAAGCGATCGCCGTCATGCTCGCCGTGGCGTTCATGGCGTTCATGCTGTTCCAGTACGTAGGCGACCCGGTGACCCATTTGCTGGGGCAAGACGCGACGCCGGCGCAGCGCGAGCAACTGCGCGCTGACCTCGGGCTCGACCAGCCCTTCCCGGTGCAGTTCGCACGCTTTGTCGGCAATGCGGTGCAGGGGGAATTCGGCCTCAGCCTGCGGCAGGGGCAGAAGGTGTCGACCTTGTTGCTCGAGCGTTTCCCCGCAACGCTTGAGCTTGCTTCGGTGGCGGCGTTGATGGCGCTTTCGGTCGGCATTCCGATGGGCGTCTACGCGGCACTCAAACGCGGCACGGTGATGTCGCAGATCCTGATGACGGTGTCGCTGCTCGGTGTGTCGTTGCCGACCTTCCTCATCGGCATCCTGCTGATCCTCGTCTTCGCCGTGCAGCTTCAGTGGTTGCCGAGCTTCGGCCGTGGCGAGGTGATTTCGCTTGGGCCGTGGACCACCGGGCTGGCCACGCTCGATGGCTGGAAGCATCTGGTGCTCCCCGCCACCACCCTCGCGGTCTTTCAGCTCACGCTCATCATGAGATTGGTGCGCGCCGAGATGCTCGAAGTGTTGCGCTCCGACTTCATCCGCTTTGCGCGAGCGCGCGGCTTGCCCGATCGGCTGGTGTATTTCGGTCACGCCCTCAAGAACACGCTGGTGCCGGTCATCACGATCACTGGCTTGCAGCTGGGCTCGCTGATTGCTTTCTCGATCATTACCGAGCAGGTGTTCCAATGGCCTGGGATGGGCCTGCTGTTCATCCAGGCGGTGGCCTTTGCAGACGTGCCTGTGATGGCGGCGTACCTGTGCCTCATCGCGCTCGTGTTCGTCTGCATCAATTTGGTGGTGGACCTGCTGTACTTCATGGTGGACCCGCGCTTGCGAGCAGACACCTCAAGCGTCGGCAAGTCGATGTGA
- a CDS encoding ABC transporter substrate-binding protein, translated as MNPSHLVSIILGLALAAGAAQAVTLRVANQGDALSMDPHSLNESLQLTFTGNVYEPLVARDKQLGLAPGLATRWTQPKPNVWRFELRRGVKFHDGTPFTADDVVFSLGRAGPGSDMQGYTNTFKEVRKLDEHTVEIETQAPFPILPDVLTQVYVMSKKWCEDNKAQAPVDRRKGIENAASFKANGTGPFRLKERQPGARTVLVRHGAYWDKIESNVTEVVFTPIGNAATRVAALLSGEVDVIEPVPLQDVERIKASPKLKVMQGPELRTIFLGMDQKRDELLFSNVKGKNPFKDKRVRQAFYQAIDIETIKSRVMRGAALPTGLMVGPGIRGFSPEQNKRLPYDPEAAKKLLAEAGYPGGFEVALNCPNDRYVNDADICQAVAANLARIGVKVGLQTETKVTYFPKILRRDTSFYLLGWTPSTYDSHNALSALMATPTEKGQGQFNLGAYSNPKVDELTLKIQSETDQARRNALIKEAFDLHTADIGHLPLHQQSLAWAMKKSVTLVQLADNFMPYKWVTLDDKAK; from the coding sequence ATGAACCCTTCTCACCTTGTCTCGATCATCCTCGGCCTGGCGTTGGCGGCGGGTGCTGCACAGGCCGTGACCTTGCGCGTGGCCAACCAGGGCGATGCGCTGTCGATGGACCCGCACTCCCTCAACGAGTCGCTGCAGCTCACCTTCACCGGCAACGTCTACGAGCCTTTGGTGGCACGCGACAAGCAACTGGGCCTGGCGCCAGGCCTCGCGACCCGATGGACGCAACCGAAGCCGAACGTCTGGCGCTTCGAGTTGCGGCGCGGCGTCAAATTCCACGACGGCACACCGTTCACCGCAGACGACGTGGTCTTCTCCCTCGGCCGCGCCGGCCCGGGTTCCGACATGCAGGGCTACACCAACACCTTCAAAGAGGTGCGCAAGCTCGACGAGCACACGGTGGAAATCGAAACCCAAGCCCCGTTTCCCATCCTGCCCGACGTGCTCACCCAGGTCTACGTGATGAGCAAGAAATGGTGCGAGGACAACAAGGCGCAGGCGCCTGTCGATCGCCGCAAGGGCATCGAAAATGCCGCGAGCTTCAAGGCCAATGGCACCGGGCCCTTCCGCCTCAAGGAGCGCCAGCCGGGTGCACGCACCGTGCTTGTCCGCCACGGCGCCTACTGGGACAAGATCGAAAGCAACGTGACGGAGGTGGTCTTCACCCCCATCGGCAACGCCGCCACCCGTGTGGCCGCCTTGCTCTCCGGCGAGGTGGATGTGATCGAGCCGGTGCCGCTGCAAGACGTCGAGCGCATCAAGGCCTCGCCCAAGCTCAAGGTGATGCAGGGCCCCGAGCTGCGCACCATCTTCCTCGGCATGGACCAGAAGCGCGACGAACTGCTCTTCTCCAATGTGAAGGGCAAGAACCCGTTCAAGGACAAGCGTGTGCGCCAGGCCTTCTACCAGGCCATCGACATTGAGACGATCAAGAGTCGCGTGATGCGCGGCGCGGCGCTGCCGACCGGCCTGATGGTCGGGCCCGGCATCCGCGGTTTCTCGCCCGAGCAGAACAAGCGTCTGCCCTACGACCCCGAGGCCGCGAAGAAACTGCTCGCCGAAGCCGGCTATCCGGGTGGTTTCGAGGTGGCGCTCAACTGCCCCAACGACCGCTATGTGAACGACGCCGACATCTGCCAGGCCGTGGCCGCCAACCTCGCGCGCATCGGCGTGAAGGTCGGCCTGCAGACGGAAACCAAGGTCACCTATTTCCCGAAGATCCTGCGTCGCGACACCAGTTTCTACCTGCTCGGGTGGACGCCCAGCACGTACGACTCGCACAACGCGCTCTCGGCCCTGATGGCCACGCCCACCGAAAAAGGGCAGGGCCAGTTCAACCTCGGCGCCTACAGCAACCCAAAAGTCGACGAGTTGACGCTCAAGATCCAGAGCGAGACCGACCAGGCCAGGCGCAACGCGCTGATCAAAGAGGCGTTCGACCTGCACACCGCCGACATCGGCCATCTGCCGCTTCACCAGCAGTCGCTCGCCTGGGCGATGAAGAAGAGCGTCACCCTCGTGCAGCTGGCCGACAACTTCATGCCCTACAAATGGGTGACGCTGGACGACAAGGCCAAATGA
- a CDS encoding ABC transporter permease → MIAGRFFDSDVWHSFTRSPSAMAAAAVAFVCVFCAAFAGWVAPHNPMDLASLELADALLPPAWLPDGRVRYLLGTDAQGRDILSALMYGTRISLMVGVASVIVSVLIGVSLGLIAGYAGGKTDALIMRVCDVMLSFPAILVALLVDGVGRAMFPSAHDSLAFAVLIVAISLTGWVQYARTVRGSTLVERNKEYVQAARVIGVPPLRLIRRHVLPNVLGPVTVLATIQVATAILIEATLSFLGVGMPVTSPSLGTLIRVGNDFLMSGEWWITIFPGAMLVLIALSINLLGDWLRDALNPRLR, encoded by the coding sequence GTGATCGCAGGGCGGTTCTTCGACAGCGACGTCTGGCACAGCTTCACGCGCTCGCCGTCGGCCATGGCGGCGGCGGCGGTGGCGTTCGTGTGCGTCTTCTGCGCTGCGTTTGCCGGCTGGGTGGCGCCGCATAACCCGATGGACCTGGCGAGCCTGGAACTTGCCGATGCGTTGTTGCCTCCTGCGTGGCTCCCAGACGGGCGTGTGCGCTACCTGCTCGGCACCGACGCACAAGGCCGCGACATCCTCTCGGCACTGATGTACGGCACCCGCATCTCGCTGATGGTGGGTGTGGCCTCGGTGATCGTCTCGGTGCTGATCGGTGTCTCGCTCGGGCTCATCGCCGGCTACGCGGGCGGCAAGACCGATGCGCTCATCATGCGGGTGTGCGATGTGATGTTGTCCTTCCCCGCCATCCTGGTGGCGCTGCTGGTCGATGGGGTCGGGCGTGCCATGTTTCCGAGCGCACATGACAGCCTCGCCTTCGCTGTGCTGATCGTGGCGATATCGCTGACCGGCTGGGTGCAGTACGCGCGAACCGTGCGCGGGTCGACGCTGGTCGAGCGCAACAAGGAATACGTGCAGGCTGCCCGCGTGATCGGCGTGCCGCCGCTGCGCTTGATACGGCGGCACGTGCTGCCCAACGTGCTGGGCCCGGTCACCGTGCTTGCGACGATCCAGGTGGCCACCGCCATCCTCATCGAGGCGACGCTGTCGTTCCTCGGCGTGGGCATGCCTGTCACTTCGCCTTCGCTCGGCACCCTGATCCGCGTGGGCAACGATTTCCTGATGTCGGGCGAGTGGTGGATCACCATCTTCCCCGGGGCGATGCTGGTGTTGATCGCCCTCAGCATCAACCTGCTCGGCGACTGGCTGCGCGATGCCCTCAACCCCCGTTTGCGCTGA
- a CDS encoding ABC transporter ATP-binding protein: MSSPALLEVDRLRVEFPSRRGTLVALDEVSFSIAPGEVLGVVGESGAGKSLTGAAIIGLIEPPGHIAGGEIRFDGRRIDRLPHDEMRKLRGRHIGAIFQDPLTSLNPLYTVGRQLTETIRVHLPMNEAQARERAISLLRETGIPAPEQRFDHYPHQFSGGMRQRVVIALALAAQPLLVVADEPTTALDVSVQAQVIALLKRVCKEHGAAVMLITHDMGVIAETCDRVAVMYAGRVVELGPVQSVIHAPAHPYTVGLMGAIPALDRDRDRLVQIDGAMPRLDAIPGGCAFHTRCPRVMPRCREERPVLLAAGASQAACWLHDRSAAA; encoded by the coding sequence ATGAGTTCCCCGGCGTTGCTCGAAGTCGATCGTCTGCGTGTGGAGTTTCCGTCGCGCCGCGGCACGCTGGTCGCGCTCGACGAGGTGTCGTTCAGCATCGCGCCGGGCGAAGTGCTCGGTGTGGTGGGTGAGTCGGGCGCCGGCAAGTCGCTGACGGGCGCGGCCATCATCGGGCTGATCGAGCCGCCGGGTCACATCGCGGGTGGCGAGATCCGGTTCGACGGACGGCGCATCGACCGGTTGCCGCACGACGAGATGCGCAAGCTGCGGGGCCGCCACATCGGCGCCATCTTCCAGGACCCGCTGACCTCGCTCAACCCGCTCTACACCGTCGGGCGCCAGCTGACCGAAACCATCCGCGTGCATCTGCCGATGAACGAAGCGCAGGCGCGCGAACGCGCGATCTCGCTGCTGCGCGAGACCGGGATTCCGGCGCCCGAGCAGCGTTTCGACCACTACCCGCACCAGTTCTCGGGCGGCATGCGGCAGCGCGTGGTCATCGCGCTCGCGCTGGCCGCGCAGCCGCTGCTGGTGGTGGCCGATGAGCCGACGACCGCGCTCGATGTGTCGGTGCAGGCGCAGGTGATCGCGCTGCTCAAGCGCGTCTGCAAGGAACACGGTGCCGCGGTCATGCTCATCACCCACGACATGGGCGTGATCGCCGAGACCTGCGACCGGGTGGCGGTGATGTATGCCGGCCGTGTGGTCGAACTGGGGCCGGTGCAGTCGGTGATCCATGCACCGGCGCATCCGTACACCGTGGGCCTGATGGGCGCGATCCCCGCGCTCGATCGCGACCGCGATCGGCTGGTGCAGATCGACGGCGCAATGCCCCGGCTCGATGCGATCCCAGGTGGCTGTGCTTTCCACACGCGGTGCCCGCGCGTGATGCCGCGCTGTCGTGAAGAGCGGCCGGTGCTGCTGGCGGCCGGCGCATCGCAGGCGGCCTGCTGGTTGCACGACCGGAGTGCCGCTGCATGA